CTATCGCGATCACTCTGTTTGCTTCTTTGCTGTTGTTCCTGGAATCGAGGAGTAAGCGGTTTTTGGGGAGACCAGTTTGCAGTCAAGTGTTGGAGATTGAAGAACAAGTCGAATTAAGGCAGAAAGAATTAGATGAAGTTACAAGTGAGGTTTTGATTGAAACCCGGGGTAAGAGTTCTCGAAGAGCTATGATGAAATCAAGGATCAAGAAACTCGTACCCAAGAAACTTCGCATTCGCAAGCCTTCCATTGATTCAAAGCAGGAAATATGTTGCGAGTTCAAGGAAGAAGAAACAGGACGACGATCTTCATCATCCATTTTGTCGAGTGAAACGGAGTGTGATGATGGGAAATCGGGAACCAATGTACAGCGGAATTCTGATTGTTTGGTTCTGTTTTTGATTGTTCTGGTTGGATTGCTCGAAGGGCGGGTTTTTGCGCTTGTGATTGCGTTATCTTGGTGCTTGTTGTTGAAGTTACAATGGAGAAATGTAAAGTTTTTCATCTCCCCAATCTCCTCAAGTTAGATTAATTTGTTGTTTTTTGGTGTCAAAATGTTCTTGACTTGTGCACAAGTTAATATAAGGAATATAAATATGCATGATTCTTGATTAAATGTTGATTAGGGATCTATGGTTAACCTTTTAGTCACATTTCAAAATCCAAATTGATTGGGGAAGACCGTAAAATACGATGTTAATATGGGGTATAAAATTATAGTATTTGCACAAACTCTTTGGGTCATAGTCACTCCTGGTTGGTTCCAACTTTTGCAAGTTTTAAGGTTTAAGGTTTAAGGTTCATGAACCTATAATAAGAGACCGGTGAGAAAACTTTTCTTTGATTGTGATGTGGTTTTGGCTATGATTTGGACAACCTCGTGGTTGTCAAAACGTGTTGAGAGGGACACATGCACCAAGACAAAATAGGTGGTAATAACATTAACGATGCATAGTATGGAATGGAACCCTTAGGGTTCTATTGCGCCACCGCTGCGCCATATGTGTGTCACTTCAACCAAGGGGCTCTATTATCTCCTTTCAATAAATCCTACGGTATGGAATAGAGTAGGCgatggagagggtgaaacccgagTGCTAATGTGTTTATATTGTGTGTTGTTATTGCGTTTTAGGCGATTATGTACTTTGAATGTGATAACTATGAGAAATTGTGGTTTTGCAGGTTCGCTTAAATCGGTGAAGTTAGAGTGCTTGGAGATGAAGCGGAACACCAGAGGATGATAATCAAGGTACATCACGTTGATCGGGAGTTGTTTCGATTTGAAAAATAACTTGGAAGTGCAAGAAACGTGAAAGAATAAAGTCCAGGGACTGTTTTGGTCATTTAATGAAAGTCAATGTTATGAAGGAGATGGAATGTGCAATGCTCGACGTAGGTTACGgctgataaaacgtaacttacggcCAGCCCATGCAAGCTAAAAAGATCCTGGAACAATATTCCGTAACCTACGGTTTGGATCGGTAGGCTACAGTAGGAGTTATAAGGTTTTAACAGAAAAGATGTCCCGTAACCTACGGACAGCGGACCGTAGGCTACGGCGGGGTTGGCTGGGACGCGCATTGTTGACTTTTCAAAGATTAAAAGAGTTTTTTCCAAACCCTAATTTATTATGTATCTCTTGCATGATTTGGAAGGCACATATAGCACACTTTTGGGCAATCTTCACTTATCATCATCATAATTCTTTTCATATCAACCATATCGAAGATGCAATCATCCGTTCAAGCTTTTGAAGATCAAATCACCGAGATGAGCCTCTAATTTTCTAGTGGTTTCCTCTGGGTGGAGGATTCTTGTAAGTAgacaattttatgtgttttttattgtgtttgaacttggtaatctaagcattcgatgctttttaTCATTTGATTTGATTGATTGAATTGTAAACGATTGAATTTGTTTGACCTTAGTTCTTATTCATTCAACTCCCGCGAATTCTAGTAATTAGAAAATATTCGATAAGGCTTAGGGTTGgtaattttaattaattatttatatgATAACCTTCCGTTGTTTTGCAATCGAAGTAAGTAATCTTTAGATAATCACATCGATCAATTGAGTTATGCAATCATGTCTATTTGATTGTATCAATCAAACACATAATTGAAGTCTATTTTGAATCTGAAATCCGGAGGAACCATTGTTTTCTCCTATTGTTACaattttgttttaattagttTTTCGTTAAATCAAACAACCGATTTTACATTTTTGTAATTAGTTCCTTTATACTTAATCAACAACGCTTTCCACCATACTCCTCTTGTTCGATACCCTATTTACACTATGTACATAGTTATTTAGGTTTTGCATGACACTAacgacagtcatcaaaatggcgccgttgccggggagtcgtgggcaaagtgttttgttttaagtttttttagaaaaaatagttaaaaattaaaaaatagagTTTATTTCGTTTTGTTTAGAATTACGTGTAGTTTCTTGTCTGTTTTTGTGCAGGTGAATTCGTACGTATGCATCATACCAGAAAGTCCGGAAAGTCTTCGCCATTAGTATTTTATCCGGAAATTGAGAGAACAGTTCAGAAGACCCGAGTAATTCATTCAGAGAACATGGTACTGCATTCACCAATACGGACACTTAAATCAACGAAGAACTTAGGAAATCCGGATAAGCCAGTTGCAAACCCGCTTCCACAATCCCAATTCTCACCAACTCCTACTCAACCTTCATCGAACACAGTTAGCCCATCTGAACCAGTACCTCAATCCATCCAATCCACTACTCAAAttccacccattccaccaccacCATTTCCCAATATAGACAACATGCCACCAGTGCCAAACAAATCATCATCTTCCCAACAACCACCCTTCACCCAACCGGCTACCACTCAATACTCCTTGCCATATGTGAGGATAGTTCATGATGAGAACCATATTCCACTGAACCAGAGTCTACCCATTAACTCATCAACCACATCTCTCATACCAAATCAACACCCACATTACCAATCATCTCAACCACAACCTTTCTCATTTAAGACTTTGATGTTTGATCAAAGGGATGATTCAGGGGAATATGGTGATGGATTTGAGGAATTTGAGAGTTATGTGGGGGAATCAAGGCAGTAGACAGGTGGTGAATATGGGTTATTTTGAGAGGTATAGCACGGGGTTTGGATTTGCAGGAAGAGGGAATCAGGATACATCTGCGTATCAACAACACGGTCATCCACCTGATCCGGTTAACCAGCAACCAGTGAATGCAAGACCTATAAACGTTCCAATACCACCACCGGTACATCAAATGTTGGCCCAACAAAGACCACTCCTGTAAGGATCTACACAAAAATGTCCTAAAAACACTCTGTAAGTGAAAACCCGAACCCCTAAAATCCTAATTttcatgaaaaatcaagaaaatcaaaatTTTCTAAGTTGGTCGCGGGCCGCGAACGA
This genomic stretch from Helianthus annuus cultivar XRQ/B chromosome 8, HanXRQr2.0-SUNRISE, whole genome shotgun sequence harbors:
- the LOC110872642 gene encoding uncharacterized protein LOC110872642 isoform X2, whose protein sequence is MPFSWKTKTRRNRFSKFVADHFQLPKRRRSMVVETGFPTSLIDLYVRHRGTFGKSSDKKQKGIDSPNYLSSGSLSSSSSSDLDYRPSVAASDKYSKTEAELSVGMRKLNPVLVVVLKVLFMMVLVFGTKTFTIAITLFASLLLFLESRSKRFLGRPVCSQVLEIEEQVELRQKELDEVTSEVLIETRGKSSRRAMMKSRIKKLVPKKLRIRKPSIDSKQEICCEFKEEETGRRSSSSILSSETECDDGKSGTNVQRNSDCLVLFLIVLVGLLEGRVFALVIALSWCLLLKLQWRNVKFFISPISSS
- the LOC110869872 gene encoding vegetative cell wall protein gp1-like, with the protein product MVLHSPIRTLKSTKNLGNPDKPVANPLPQSQFSPTPTQPSSNTVSPSEPVPQSIQSTTQIPPIPPPPFPNIDNMPPVPNKSSSSQQPPFTQPATTQYSLPYVRIVHDENHIPLNQSLPINSSTTSLIPNQHPHYQSSQPQPFSFKTLMFDQRDDSGEYGDGFEEFESYVGESRQ
- the LOC110872642 gene encoding uncharacterized protein LOC110872642 isoform X1, with the protein product MPTLGGIIFPFHYTWSKTRRNRFSKFVADHFQLPKRRRSMVVETGFPTSLIDLYVRHRGTFGKSSDKKQKGIDSPNYLSSGSLSSSSSSDLDYRPSVAASDKYSKTEAELSVGMRKLNPVLVVVLKVLFMMVLVFGTKTFTIAITLFASLLLFLESRSKRFLGRPVCSQVLEIEEQVELRQKELDEVTSEVLIETRGKSSRRAMMKSRIKKLVPKKLRIRKPSIDSKQEICCEFKEEETGRRSSSSILSSETECDDGKSGTNVQRNSDCLVLFLIVLVGLLEGRVFALVIALSWCLLLKLQWRNVRLNR